In the genome of Chlamydia trachomatis A/HAR-13, one region contains:
- a CDS encoding polymorphic outer membrane protein middle domain-containing protein has product MRPDHMNFCCLCAAILSSTAVLFGQDPLGETALLTKNPNHVVCTFFEDCTMESLFPALCAHASQDDPLYVLGNSYCWFVSKLHITDPKEALFKEKGDLSIQNFRFLSFTDCSSKESSPSIIHQKNGQLSLRNNGSMSFCRNHAEGSGGAISADAFSLQHNYLFTAFEENSSKGNGGAIQAQTFSLSRNVSPISFARNRADLNGGAICCSNLICSGNVNPLFFTGNSATNGGAICCISDLNTSEKDSLSLACNQETLFASNSAKEKGGAIYAKHMVLRYNGPVSFINNSAKIGGAIAIQSGGSLSILAGEGSVLFQNNSQRTSDQGLVRNAIYLEKDAILSSLEARNGDILFFDPIVQESSSKESPLPSSLQASVTSPTPATASPLVIQTSANRSVIFSSERLSEEEKTPDNLTSQLQQPIELKSGRLVLKDRAVLSAPSLSQDPQALLIMEAGTSLKTSSDLKLATLSIPLHSLDTEKSVTIHAPNLSIQKIFLSNSGDENFYENVELLSKEQNNIPLLTLSKEQSHLHLPDGNLSSHFGYQGDWTFSWKDSDEGHSLIANWTPKNYVPHPERQSTLVANTLWNTYSDMQAVQSMINTTAHGGAYLFGTWGSAVSNLFYAHDSFGKPIDNWHHRSLGYLFGISTHSLDDHSFCLAAGQLLGKSSDSFITSTETTSYIATVQAQLATSLMKISAQACYNESIHELKTKYRSFSKEGFGSWHSVAVSGEVCALIPIVSNGSGLFSSFSIFSKLQGFSGTQDGFEESSGEIRSFSASSFRNISLPIGITFEKKSQKTRNYYYFLGAYIQDLKRDVESGPVVLLKNAVSWDAPMANLASRAYMFRLTNQRALHRLQTLLNVSYVLRGQSHSYSLDLGATHRF; this is encoded by the coding sequence TTTTGAGGACTGTACCATGGAGAGCCTCTTTCCTGCTCTTTGTGCTCATGCATCACAAGATGATCCTTTGTATGTACTTGGAAATTCCTACTGTTGGTTCGTATCTAAACTCCATATCACGGACCCCAAAGAGGCTCTTTTTAAAGAAAAAGGAGATCTTTCCATTCAAAATTTTCGCTTCCTTTCCTTCACAGATTGCTCTTCCAAGGAAAGCTCTCCTTCTATTATTCATCAAAAGAATGGTCAGTTATCCTTGCGCAATAATGGTAGCATGAGTTTCTGTCGAAATCATGCTGAAGGCTCTGGAGGAGCCATCTCTGCGGATGCCTTTTCTCTACAGCACAACTATCTTTTCACAGCTTTTGAAGAGAATTCTTCTAAAGGAAATGGCGGAGCCATTCAGGCTCAAACCTTCTCTTTATCTAGAAATGTGTCGCCTATTTCTTTCGCCCGTAATCGTGCGGATTTAAATGGCGGCGCTATTTGCTGTAGTAATCTTATTTGTTCAGGGAATGTAAACCCTCTCTTTTTCACTGGAAACTCCGCCACGAATGGAGGCGCTATTTGTTGTATCAGCGATCTAAACACCTCAGAAAAAGACTCTCTCTCTCTTGCTTGTAACCAAGAAACGCTATTTGCAAGCAATTCTGCTAAAGAAAAAGGCGGGGCTATTTATGCCAAGCACATGGTATTGCGTTATAACGGTCCTGTTTCCTTCATTAACAACAGCGCTAAAATAGGTGGAGCTATCGCCATCCAGTCCGGAGGGAGTCTCTCTATCCTTGCAGGTGAAGGATCTGTTCTGTTCCAGAATAACTCCCAACGCACCTCCGACCAAGGTCTAGTAAGAAACGCCATCTACTTAGAGAAAGATGCGATTCTTTCTTCCTTAGAAGCTCGCAACGGAGATATTCTTTTCTTTGATCCTATTGTACAAGAAAGTAGCAGCAAAGAATCGCCTCTTCCCTCCTCTTTGCAAGCCAGCGTGACTTCTCCCACCCCAGCCACCGCATCTCCTTTAGTTATTCAGACAAGTGCAAACCGTTCAGTGATTTTCTCGAGCGAACGTCTTTCTGAAGAAGAAAAAACTCCTGATAACCTCACTTCCCAACTACAGCAGCCTATCGAACTGAAATCCGGACGCTTAGTTTTAAAAGATCGCGCTGTCCTTTCCGCGCCTTCTCTCTCTCAGGATCCTCAAGCTCTCCTCATTATGGAAGCGGGAACTTCTTTAAAAACTTCCTCTGATTTGAAGTTAGCTACGCTAAGTATTCCCCTTCATTCCTTAGATACTGAAAAAAGCGTAACTATCCACGCCCCTAACCTTTCTATCCAAAAGATCTTCCTCTCTAATTCTGGAGATGAGAATTTTTATGAAAATGTAGAGCTTCTCAGTAAAGAGCAAAACAATATTCCTCTCCTTACTCTCTCTAAAGAGCAATCTCATTTACATCTTCCTGATGGGAACCTCTCTTCTCACTTTGGATATCAAGGAGATTGGACTTTTTCTTGGAAAGATTCTGATGAAGGGCATTCTCTGATTGCTAATTGGACGCCTAAAAACTATGTGCCTCATCCAGAACGTCAATCTACACTCGTTGCGAACACTCTTTGGAACACCTATTCCGATATGCAAGCTGTGCAGTCGATGATTAATACAACAGCGCACGGAGGAGCCTATCTATTTGGAACGTGGGGATCTGCTGTTTCTAATTTATTCTATGCTCACGACAGCTTTGGGAAACCTATCGATAATTGGCATCATAGAAGCCTTGGCTACCTATTCGGTATCAGTACTCACAGTTTAGATGACCATTCTTTCTGCTTGGCTGCAGGACAATTACTCGGGAAATCGTCCGATTCCTTTATTACGTCTACAGAAACGACCTCCTATATAGCTACTGTACAAGCGCAACTCGCTACCTCTCTAATGAAAATCTCTGCACAGGCATGCTACAATGAAAGTATCCATGAGCTAAAAACAAAATATCGCTCCTTCTCTAAAGAAGGATTCGGATCCTGGCATAGCGTTGCAGTATCCGGAGAAGTGTGCGCATTGATTCCTATTGTATCCAATGGTTCCGGACTGTTCAGCTCCTTCTCTATTTTCTCTAAACTGCAAGGATTTTCAGGAACACAGGACGGTTTTGAGGAGAGTTCGGGAGAGATTCGGTCCTTTTCTGCCAGCTCTTTCAGAAATATTTCACTTCCTATAGGAATAACATTTGAAAAAAAATCCCAAAAAACACGAAACTACTATTACTTTCTAGGAGCCTACATCCAAGACCTAAAACGTGATGTGGAATCGGGACCTGTAGTGTTACTCAAAAATGCCGTCTCCTGGGATGCTCCTATGGCGAACTTGGCTTCGCGAGCCTACATGTTCAGGCTTACGAATCAAAGAGCTCTGCATAGACTTCAGACGCTGTTAAATGTGTCTTACGTACTGCGCGGGCAAAGCCATAGTTACTCCCTGGATCTGGGGGCCACTCACAGGTTCTAG